In the Necator americanus strain Aroian chromosome X, whole genome shotgun sequence genome, cgagtttctggaTATGGgcgctcaaagtgaatttcatgctATATGGCTGGCTGcgatttgtagaaaaaattctatatttctacaaaattcTGTGCTTCTAGCttccctagttttttttttttgaaacctagttgggaaaaattctaaattttgcctcaaattttcaatgtttttctcaactagcttttgagagaaccagaataCCTACAGAGacgaaaatttgcagttaagagttttccttgatgctctatcaaaatacggcatcgaatttttcaaacacgCTGCCGTGATCTCGCAACGGAAAGaagtgcgaaatctcagattttcggcaacgccACAAAAACtgtatgacttcaaacaaagtctAATAACTCAGTTGGTAGTTTATAAAGACGAATTCGGTCTAAGAGTAttgtagaagaagatttttgctatcatatttcgtttttatttccctccaggttgtttttgttctctcgaaatctagttgagaaaaagctCAACTAGCTtgcaaaaaaaccagaggatcgctgaaaacaacaaacaacgatCTCAAACAAGACATTTCTGGTCGTTCGATTTCACTCCATGTTATTTAGAGGGAGAGAGGACTGGAGGAATATAATTTCGCATATAATTGTGATGAATCAAAAATATACGTTTAGATGTATGCGTCAGCTCGTGAGAGTGTCCCTAAAGTGATGAGAGAACCGATGGAAGACACGTAAATGGAATTAAAGCAGGCGCGGCAAGTGGACGAACTAACCAAGAGGTTAGGCTTGTTGGCAGAGAATGTTGAAAGGAACGGAGACACTGCACGTCTTGCTTGCCATCCAGAGGTGCCTTCGGTCAGCTTTCGGGCGGTTAGGGTCCTGTGTTAACACCTCTATGCTTTGTGAACGTTTCCACAAAACGTTCACACACGAAATGCTAGAGGGAAAGGCAAACAGACTTCTCCGGCTGCTGATCGCATTAACTGGCCAATTtggaagaagagagaaatatCATAGTTGGAATCTTAAGCAACGCGTTTCCGTTCTCTCAAACCCACTTTATATCATTTAGAAGGAGAGAGGGCTGGAGGAAGGAAGGTACAGGCTCCATCAGCATCATAAGGCGCACACGTTGGCTATCAGCAGATACTGTGAACAGCAGCAACTTGTCGCTGTAGCTAGTCCTGGAACCTGGGAAGTGAACGGCAATGGCAATGTGCACTGCGTGGAGAAACAGTACTGTTCATGCGACGAGAAGGTAAGGTGttgagaataaaattcaatactTCAAAGTTTAGATTTTGGGTGATTATTTCCAGTTCAACAATCACTGCCAGAGACCAGTGTGGAGCATGCCCCTACGATTTCGCTTGCAGTTGTTCTATGGATGAGAAAAGTGGGGTTAGCTGTGTGCATGTCCATGCAGCTCTGTTGTACGCAGCAGCAGGTAAATCTAGTAGCCTAATCTTTGTCTAGTTTCTTGGCCCAATTTTCCTACTTCTCCAGGATATCGCTCGCGGCAATATGCATTACCCTCAGTAGTAAGTAGAAAGGCTGAAGATGGACCGTATAGCAGCGATGGAGATGAAGAGGTTATAGAGGTAGTAGTGGAAGACCATGTGGAGAACGAGAAGGAGGTTGGAAGAAGCTCGATGGATATAGAAGACCCCCACAGAGATATTTtccaaagaatgaaaatagtTATTATACATAATTTTCGTCGCTTACTGTTCAACAACGAATGATacattgttgttattgtttaggAATAGATAGATAGAATTGTTTAGAATATGCGTCAGCTCGCGAGTCTCTCTTCAAAGTGATGAGAAACCCAACGTAGTGCACGCAAATGGGTTTGGAGGAGGCGAAAAGCAGGTTGGAGGAGTTCCGTAAAATGATAGATGATTTGGCAAGAAATGTTGAAGAGAGCGAGAATAATGTTCGCCTTGCTCGCCATCCAGAGGTACCTCCGGTCGGCCATCCTCAAGCGCTGACTTCGATAAGAAAACTACATAAGGTCTGAAACTAATCATAtgtaagaagaaattctttaaaatgtttctttaGCACGTCCACTTACGCAAAGCAGAGCAAGCTAAGCGAAAGCCAGTCCTGGATGTTCCGGACTGTGCGCAAGACGAGAAGGACGCGTGTGCTGTATGCCTTCGGATACAACCAATCAGTAGCAGCACAAACCACCAAATTTGTTGGATTCAGTGTCCAACATGCGAGGATTGAATGCATACCGAATGTATCAACAACAACGTGTGCCCTCGCGACGTAGCAGAGTTGCAGAGAAGTGATGTGTAGCATGACAAAAATGTAGCCTTATTTATTTGATGTGTCAGTTCTGTGATTAAATGTGTACAAACTCAATAGGAATTACTTATGAGTATGATGTGATAACTGAGCAGCAGAGATCGAGTAAGATGTGCTAACAAAGCCTAGGCCTTGAGTGAGGTATCAAGTAGAAACGTCACACATCAAGCTTCTCCTCCAGagcatccaatggttcgcatGATCATTTACATACGACAACAAAGGATGGCAGAAAGTACAGCAAGAGATGTAAAAAGAAGCgtaaagaagatgaaaaacgaTGGAATTACCATACTACATGTCATAGCACGCATTAGAGGGCATAACGTaaacttgagaaaaatccacagaaaagAAGCTTTTATACAAACGTACACAAAATGCATGCAAGAGACAAAAAAAGCTAACAAATTAGCGAGAGAAATGTCGAGAAATAATACTCACCTGACAAGCAGAGGGAGATATGAAAGAGATAGAAAGCAAagtcagaaaatattattttatcatgtcGTAAATGCCCGCTTGGTGTGTGTAGTTACACAGGTAGC is a window encoding:
- a CDS encoding hypothetical protein (NECATOR_CHRX.G23069.T2), coding for MAMCTAWRNSTVHATRSSTITARDQCGACPYDFACSCSMDEKSGVSCVHVHAALLYAAAGYRSRQYALPSVVSRKAEDGPYSSDGDEEVIEVVVEDHVENEKEVGRSSMDIEDPHRDIFQRMKINMRQLASLSSK
- a CDS encoding hypothetical protein (NECATOR_CHRX.G23069.T1); protein product: MELKQARQVDELTKRLGLLAENVERNGDTARLACHPEKERGLEEGRYRLHQHHKAHTLAISRYCEQQQLVAVASPGTWEVNGNGNVHCVEKQYCSCDEKVSSTITARDQCGACPYDFACSCSMDEKSGVSCVHVHAALLYAAAGYRSRQYALPSVVSRKAEDGPYSSDGDEEVIEVVVEDHVENEKECTQMGLEEAKSRLEEFRKMIDDLARNVEESENNVRLARHPEHVHLRKAEQAKRKPVLDVPDCAQDEKDACAVCLRIQPISSSTNHQICWIQCPTCED
- a CDS encoding hypothetical protein (NECATOR_CHRX.G23069.T3), yielding MGLEEAKSRLEEFRKMIDDLARNVEESENNVRLARHPEVPPVGHPQALTSIRKLHKHVHLRKAEQAKRKPVLDVPDCAQDEKDACAVCLRIQPISSSTNHQICWIQCPTCED